The Lactuca sativa cultivar Salinas chromosome 2, Lsat_Salinas_v11, whole genome shotgun sequence genome includes a window with the following:
- the LOC111888734 gene encoding NAD-capped RNA hydrolase DXO1-like, whose amino-acid sequence MKEYCSVIKTKLGALWILMGAKMDCCDSTNEGRSFMWKRKQVVSWITTLNKDLRGKSYSSFGDDSGRLVGTKRLRTKDITHRVKMKNYWQGGVCLTIADDVLCWLYGTVKESKIFHFCIFYQGMKTTYILQFVAPFTRFKLLQAQSCPQEITDHVQQLRNTHS is encoded by the exons atgaaggaatattgtTCTGTGATTAAAACCAAATTAGGTGCACTCTGGATTTTAATGGGTGCTAAAATGGACTGTTGTGATTCCACTAATGAAGGAAGGAGTTTTATGTGGAAACGAAAACAAGTCGTGAG TTGGATTACCACACTGAATAAAGATTTGAGAGGGAAAAGTTACTCAAGTTTtgg TGATGATTCTGGTAGGCTTGTAGGTACAAAGAGATTAAGAACCAAAGATATAACTCATAgggtaaaaatgaaaaattattggCAG GGAGGGGTATGCTTAACAATTGCTGATGATGTTTTATGTTGGCTTTATGGCACAGTTAAAGAGAGTAAGATTTTTCATTTTTGTATTTTCTACCAaggg ATGAAGACTACATACATATTGCAATTTGTTGCACCGTTTACTCGTTTTAAGCTTCTACAGGCACAATCTTGCCCACAAGAAATAACTGATCATGTTCAACAACTACGAAACACTCATTCTTGA